AACGGAGGTCGTCGCCCGGCAACCGAACATCCCTTCAGCGACGGAGAAAAAGGTCCAGCCAACAGTGCGCGGGGAGCCTGAACCTCGTGAGAAAAAAACGGTTGCTCCACGCGGAACGCGGCAGGTTGGCAAACCTGCCGAACCGACGAAAGAATTGCCGCCGCCCGCCACCAGGCGCGACATCCGCGAGCAGAAACCGGCGGTGCAGTCCATCCAGCCCCAGGCAGAAAGACAGGGCCGGAAAGAGCCGCGACCTCAATTCGCGCAACCCGCCGAGGTTAAAAAATCCCAACGTCCACCGACCGAGAAACAGGGCGAGACGCAGCTTAAGTCGCTGAAGTCTGGCAAGGGAAAGTCGAACGCGGGCAAGCAAGGCGAAAAGAATAAGCAGAAGAAAGACGAAAAGAAGCAGGGCGAAGAACAAGCGGCGCCGCAACCCTGATGTCTCCCTGTCCCCGGCAACTACTTTTCCCTGACCGAGTAGATTCTTGCATCGCGAAGGTAAAAGCGAAGTCGTACTTTGCGGCCAACGAGCGCGCTACCGTCCGCCGTGTCCCAGCGCAACGGGATGGCGTGGCCATCTTGATTTGCGATCAAACATTTGCCGCGCTCGAAGCCGCGGATTACTCCTCCGCTCTTATCGCGCAACTCGGCCATCACGTAGGCGCGGCCGGTCGTGCCTTCGGCCGGTGCATAAAGGACGTTCGCACTGAGAAACAGGCCGGTGGACGGCATCGCAAACAGTGGAGTTGAAAACGCACCGTTGGCGCGGCAGGTGACGTAGAAGATGCGGTCTTCAGGCAGGACGGCAGCCTTGCCATCGGGCGAATAAAATCGCATAACGCCGTTTCGAGTGAGCGGCCCTTGCACCGGCAAACCACCCGTGTTTTCGGTGGCGTCGGTTTCCCGATGCGGCCGTTGCCAGTTGAGACCGTCGCGGCTGATGGCCCATTCGACATGACTGCGCGGGCCGTGTTTGGTTTTCGCACGGCGCGAATTGGCCTCCGGCGGCGGCGCCAGATAATCCTGCAACAACATGGCGTAGCGACTTTGATTCGGAAACACGATGGAGCGGTAGAATTCAAGATCGACGGGATCTTCCGCGTCGGGCGTCCAAAGTGATTCGCCCATGAGGAAGGTTGGCGAAAAGGATTCCCATTGGACTCCGTCCTTCGAGCGACGGAATGAAAGGACGCGCCGATAAGCGCCGATGTTGTCCGGGTAACGCTTGGGAAACGGCTGAAGTGTATTCTGATAATTTACAAACTCGCCGAACGGCGGATACCAGATGACGCACATGGCATCGTGATCGCCGTAAGCTTTCGCCGTCAACAGTTGCCAATCGCGCCCATTGTAACTGCGAAAAACGTGCAACGCGGCTGGTGCCCAGGCAAACAGGAACAAGGCGCCGTCAGTGGGACGCTGGATGATGTTGGCGAACCCCTGCCAGTCCTGGTTGGTTTGCGAGGCGACGATCTCCGTATTCGTGAAATGTAATCCGTCAGCCGTCATGCAACGGACGATTTCGATGGCTCGTCGCGAACGGTCTTCCCAATTGGCCATGCGCCAGCCGTAAATCCAGGCGGTGCCGTCGCTGCGCGGCAATTCGCAACCGAACTGCATGTTGGGAAACCCGATTGTGTCAGACTCAGGCTGCAAGGATTCGGCGCCAAAGACAATTTTCCCGAAGGTGTTGGTCACGTCATCTTGGTCCCAAAACAAGAGGTGCAGAGCGGGATCCGTTTCCAAAGCTTCAGCGCCAGGCGTAGAACGCACGTTGACAAAAAGAGTCAGGCAAACCAGTCCGATTGGCAGCTTCACAATTGAAAACTTTCCCAGCAAAGGTCTGCTGCCGCAAGCCAAAGGGTTGGCGTGGTCGATCTGCCTTTAACTTGCCGCGCCCGCATAGTTCGATAGCATGTCCAAGTGAGCAATCTGGTTGATCATATTGAAGAATCCATACTCACCCGCCGATTGTTCCGGCGTGGCCAATCAATCCTCGTCGCTGTCTCCGGTGGGCTGGACTCGATGGTCTTGCTTTATTCACTTCATCAACTGGCGGCAAAACAGAACTGGCGTCTGGTGGTGGCTCACTTCAACCATCAGCTCCGGGGTCGGAGCAGTGACGCAGATGAAACATTGGTCCGCCAGACCGCGACCACGCTTAAACTGCCCATCGTTGTTGAGCGCGCCCATGTCAAACAGTTCGCCGCTCAACGCGGGTTGTCCGTCGAAATGGCCGCGCGCCGGTTGCGTCACGAATTTTTTGCGCGGACCACCCGCACCCTCAACTCTCAACTCTCAACTCTCAACTCTCCTTTCGTGGTTGCCTTGGCGCATCACGCCGATGATCAGGTCGAGCTCTTTTTTCTCCGGTTGTTGCGCGGCACGGGCGGCGAAGGGCTGGCCGGAATGAAATGGGTGACCGGACTCTCAATTCTAAACTCTCAACGCTCAACCAAACTGCGGCTGGTCCGGCCGTTGCTCGATCTGGACAAGGCGGCGTTGGCAGGTTTCGCCCGGCAACAAGGCATTAAATTTCGCGAAGATGCCAGCAATCGGTCGGTTGAATTTCTGCGGAATCGAATCCGCCACGAACTGATTCCGCTCTTGCGAAAGCACTACCAACCCGCCCTGGACCGGACGACGCTGCGCCTGATGGAGATTGTCGGTCAAGAGGCGGCGTTCGTTACGCAAACCGCGAGCGCCTGGCTGAACTCTCACCTGCCCACTCACTCACCTGCCAACCTACGGTCTTCGAAAGTGGGAAAGTGGGAAAGTGGGAAAGTGGCAAAGACACTCAGCTTAACTCTCAACTCTCATCTTTCATCTCTCAACTTTCTGGATTTGCCTGTTGCGGTGCAACGTCGGGTCGTTCAGCTTCAGTTGTTGGAACTTGGGGTGGCTGGGGATTTTGATCTGGTTGAGGAACTGCGCGGCGCAACCGACCGGGTGATCACGGTAACTCCCCAACTCTCCCTGTATCGTGATTCCTCTGGGCGGATTCATACAACAAGACCTGAAACGAATCCATTTGAGAGCGCGCAAACAACACTTGAATTCACCGGGAAAAAGGGACGGACGGTGTTTGATTGTGTAAAAATCCAGTGGCAGATCGAACCGGGCGGACTGCCAAGCTTTCGACCGTCAACGCTCAACTCCCAACCCTCAACTTTCCCTTGTGAGCATTTTGACGCCGACAAGGTTGGTTCACCCATTGTGCTGCGGCATTGGCAACCAGGTGATCGGTTTCAGCCGATTGGGATGTCGTCGCGAGTGAAATTACAGGATTTGTTCACCAATCAAAAGATTCCGCGCAGCGAACGGCGTGGATTGATTGTAGCGGTAAGCGCCACTGGCGAACTGTTTTGGGTGGAAGGAATGCGAATTTCCGAGCTTTTCAAGCTAGACAAGAGGACGGTTCGCCGGTTGAAATGGGAATGGCGGCGGCGTTAATACCCGCAGTTGCGGGTCAAACTGGGCCATGTTACTGTATCGCGAACAAACTCTGACACGATGGCAGACGAGAAAAATTTGAAAGACGACGAGAAGAAGGGCGGGGAATTTAGGATTCCGCCGCGGACGTGGATTATTTGGAGCGCCATCATCAGCAGCATCCTGCTGATCCTGCTGTTCAAAGATCGCTACGATACCGCCGGCCAGGTTCTGACCCAATATCAGTTTACCCAGTTGGTGAATTCCAACTTGATTACCAAAGCCTACGTTAGTTGCGATGTGCAGAATCCCCTGCAAAGTCTTTTTCAGATTTCGGGAAAATATGATGTGACCGGCACGGACGGCAAGCATCTGGAAACTCCATTCAAGGCTGAGGTTTATCTGACGGATAAACTCAAGGACCAGATTTTCAGCAGCGATAAGTTTGAAATCAAGAAGTCGAACACATTGTTGATGGGGTTGCTGATCAACCTGCTGCCCATCCTTCTGATTGGCCTGGTGATCTGGTTTGTTTTTATTCGGCAGATCAAAATGGCGGGCAAAGGCGCGTTGAGTTTCGGCAAGAGCAAGGCTCGCTTGCTGGCCAAGGAAAAAAACAAGACGACGTTCAAAGACGTGGCCGGGGTCGAGGAGGCGCAGGAGGAGGTTTCTGAACTGGTCGAGTACCTGAAGGACCCGAAGAAATTTCAAAAACTCGGTGGCCGGATTCCCAAGGGGGTATTGATGGTGGGACCGCCCGGCACGGGAAAAACCTTGCTGGCCAAGGCCATCGCCGGCGAAGCCGATGCCGCGTTCTTCAGCATCAGCGGGTCGGATTTCGTGGAAATGTTTGTGGGCGTCGGCGCCAGCCGGGTGCGCGACATGTTCGAGCAAGCGCGCAAGGCGACACCGTGCTTGATTTTCATTGATGAAATTGACGCCGTCGGTCGCAGCCGCGGCCACGGCCTTGGCGGCGGCAATGACGAACGCGAACAGACGCTCAATGCGCTGCTGGTCGAGATGGACGGTTTCGATACGCAAGAGGGGATTATCATTATCGCCGCGACCAATCGCCCGGATGTCTTGGACCCGGCATTGTTGCGGCCCGGTCGGTTTGATCGTCAGATCACGGTCAACCTCCCCGATGTGCGCGGTCGCGAAGCGATTTTGAAAGTTCACGCCAAAAACGTGAAGCTCTCACCCTCGGTGGATTTGTCGGTCATCGCCCGCGGCACGCCCGGTTATTCCGGCGCAGAACTTGCCAACCTCCTGAACGAAGCGGCATTGCTCGCTGCGCGCACAAGCAAGAAATCCGTCGGCATGACGGAACTGGAAGAAGCGCGTGACAAGGTCCGTTGGGGCCGTGAACGCCGCAGCCTGGCCATGACGGATGAGGACAAGAAGTTCACCGCCTGGCACGAAGCCGGCCACGCGCTCGTCAACGTGATGCTCAAGCACACGCATCCGTTGCACAAGGTCACGATCATTCCGCGCGGCCAATCGCTCGGCTCCACGATGTCCCTGCCCAAAAGCGACGTGCTGAACCGCCGTCGCAAGGAAATGCTGGATATGATCGCAGTCACGATGGCCGGACGCATTGCCGAGGAAATTGTGTCGGGCGACATTTCGACCGGCGCGGCAGGCGACATTCAGCAGGCCACCACCATGGTCCGGGCGATGGTGACACAGTGGGGCATGAGCGACAAGGTGGGGATGGTGCAATACGGCGGCGACGATGAATACATCTTCCTCGGTCGCGAAATGACGCGCGGCAAGATTTATAGCGAATATACGGCGCAGGAAATCGATGCCGAAGTGAAACGAATTATCGACGAGGGTTACAAGGTCGCGAAGGACATCATTGACACCAACCGCGACAAGCTGGAATTGATCGCCAACAGCCTGCTCGAATACGAAACCTTGGATGGAACGCAAGTCGATGAAATTGTCCGGACCGGCAGGTTCACGCCGCCCGCGCCGATCCCGCAAGTCGAGCCACCAACAGGCGCGCCGGCCGGCACGCCGTTGCCCGAAGTTCCCAGCAAACCGTCGCCGCCCAAACTCCCCGGTCTGGGCACACCGGCGCCGGCCACGGCTTGACGAAACATCGGGAATCCAATTCCCGCGAGCGGTTTTCCAGTGATTGACTCAGCCGCAGTCAATTCATTAGCCTGTTGGCGCATGATTATTGCACCTTCTCTGCTGGCCGCCAATTTTGGCCGACTCGAGAAAGAAACCCTGCGCGCGGAACAGGCCGGCGCGGATTATCTCCACCTGGACATCATGGACGGACATTTCGTGCCGAACATTTCCTTCGGCCCGGAAGTCGTGCGCGTGCTGCGGCCGGTGACGAAATTATTTCTGGACGTGCACTTGATGTGTTCGCGACCGGAAATTCTCTTGGAGCCTTTCGCGCGAGCTGGCGCCGACCGGATGACTGTGCACGTCGAACTGGGCGAACAGGTCAACGCGCTGCTGTGGAAAATCAAATCGCTGGGCAGGAAAGTTGGCCTCGCCATCAATCCGCCCACGGCCATCGGTTTGGTGCAGCCTTACCTCGAACAAATCGACCTGCTCCTCATCATGACCGTCAATCCTGGCTTTGGCGGACAACCGTTCATCGTCGAGACGCTTCCCAAAATTCAACAAGCCCACGTCTGGCGGCGGGAGAAGAATCTGGACTACCAGATCGAAGTCGATGGCGGCATCAACTTCGCCACCGCCGCGGAGTGTGCGCGCGCCGGCGCGGACACGTTTGTCAGCGGCACCGGCTTGTTCGGCCAACGCAGTCTAAAGACCGCGATCAAGAAGATGCGAAAGATTGTGAACTCGGCGCAGCCCCTGCAACTTGCTCCTCAACTTGCCGCGACTTAATCCTTCAATGGCGCAAATCAAATTCGGAACAGACGGTTGGCGCGCAATCATCGCGGAGGACTTCACTTTTGCCAACCTGGACCGTGTCTCGCAGGCGACCGCTGATTACTGGAACGAAAACCCGGTCGAAGGAACGGAGAAGCGGGCGATTGTTGGTTACGACCGTCGTTTTCTCTCGGACCAATTCGCGCGCCGGACGGCGGAGGTCTTGGCGGGGAACGGTTTTCAGGTGACGCTCACATCCGAGCCAACACCGACGCCCGCCGTTTCTTTTGCGGTCAAGCACGAGCGGGCCGTTGGCGGTGTGATGATCACTGCCAGCCACAATCCGCCGGCGTTCAACGGCTTCAAACTCAAGGCTCACTACGGCGGTTCAGCCGATCCCGCCCTTTGTCAGGCCGTGGAACAAATGCTGGATAAAAATCCTATCCGCGCCCTCGACCTCAAACAAGCCCTCAAGGAAAAACTCGTTTTGTTGAAGGACCTTCGTCCTGTCTATTACCGCGCAGTTAAGAGGCTGGTGGATTTCAAACTCATTGCGCGCTCGAAACTCCGCTTCGCTCACGACGCTTTGTTTGGTGTCGGTGCGGGTTGCTTTGACGAACTGCTGGCGGGCACCAGTTGCAAGGTCACGACCTTGAACGCCGTGCACGATCCGCTCTTCGGCGGCATCGATCCTGAACCGATTGAAAAGAATTACGGGCGCAGTCAGATTTACTTGCGCAAACATCCGCACGACATCTGTCTGGTTACCGATGGCGATGCGGATCGCGTCGGCGGCATGGATGGCCGGGGCAAGTATCTGAGCACGCATCAGCTAATCTGTTTGTTGCTGCATCATTTTGTCGTTAATCGCTCGCCCCGTGGAGTTGCCGGCCTTACTCCACCGGGCAAGGGCAGGGGACGGGTCATCAAGGCCCTGACCACGACCTCGATGGTGGACAAGATGTGCGCCGCCTACGGATTGGAACTGGTCGAAACTGGCGTCGGTTTCAAATACATCTGCGCCGAAATGCTCAAGGGCAACGTCTTGCTCGGCTTCGAGGAAAGCGGCGGTATCGGCTTTCCGGGGCACATACCTGAAAGAGACGGCATCCTTGCCGGCCTGATGTTGCTGGAAATGTTGGCGACGGAACGAACTTCGATTAACAAAATGCTGGCGCGATTGGAAAAGCAATTCGGCCCGCACCGCTATGCCCGCATCGACGCGCATTTCCCGCTGGAGAAACGCAATGCGCTCATGGAATTCTGCAAAAACAATCCGCCCACCGCCCTGCTCGGTTCACCGCTGGCCGACATCAAATCGTACGACGGTATCAAGTTTGTTGCGCAAGACGGCTCCTGGCTGATGCTGCGCGGCTCAGGCACCGAACCAATTCTCCGTATCTATGCCGAGGCGAATTCCGATGCAGGCGCGAAAACACTTCTCAGGCTGGGAGTTCGTTTGACTAAAATGATTCAGAGAGATTGAAATGACCGATGGTGAACATACTTTCTGGCCGTACGGTTTTTCCAGCCGGAAGTATGATCTACTGCGTGTTGAACATGGACGACAAACTCTCATCGTGCGATCCAGGACACGGTCAAGGCACGCGGTCGCTTCATTTGGTCGTAGCAGGTTCATTGGTTTCGACGTTGTTCTTTGCTTGGTTATGGATTGAACGGAGAGGACCGGGAATGCCTAACTTTTCGAGTTCCTGAGGCGCAATATGCTCCAAAGTCGCTGCTGCAAAAAATTCACGTCCGGAAGCAGAATCGTGACAGGCTTCCAAAAGGACCGGCACCAGAAGCTCCTTGTCCGATGTTACGCGAAGCAGACTTTCTCGTGCAGCTACTCGCACGCCAACATCGGAGTCCTTGGTGAGCAGTGCCAAGGACGGCGCAGCGGACTTGGCTTCCTTTGCAAGGATTGCAAAGCCGTCCCAAGCCATGCCACGCCGCACGGATGCGCTGCGAAAGCGTAAATGAATGATGGTTTGCCGATCCAGAAGCGAATTCAACCGCGTCTTAAGCAATGAATCTTTGGCCTGTATCATTTTGAGCAGAGTCGGAATGGCATTTGTGCCTATTGCTTTGATGGCCCGTTGGACTTCCGGGGATTTCGGATCACGCTCAAACCGGGTGTTGAAGGGATTCCGCCGCTTGGGTTGCGGTTCAGGTTCGAGCCATTGCGTGAGGGTGCGCCCTTGATAACTCGGCTCCCTGAGAAGGGCGAGATCAAACACCAGACATCCCATGAGAATCACGACAGCAAGGATACCAATCAGGCGCAGTCTTTTCATGTTCGCGACAATTTACAAATGCTGTCGAATCTGAAGCAGTGTACCCGCCGTGGCGTTGGCACCCAACGATTCACCTTTTCGGCCCATATGATACGGATTCTTGGTAAATCCAAGAATCCTTCTCTACATCGTAAATGGCATCAACTCCGGCGATATGTCCAATGTCGAGCTCGATCAGTATCAGTTTCGCGGTTATCCAAGAAACCGTCACCGTGCGGAAATCTGTGATCGACAATTCCCTCGGTTGATCAAGGCCCCGTCCTTCGATCCGAATGATACACTTCTGGTTTTCGTAACCGTATTTGTCGCCTCTGGTGCGAAAAACGGTTGTCTTTCTGCGGTGAGAATCGCCCCAGACGACTACGGGAGCTTCCAGTTCGTATTCACCCAAATCGAAAGCGCGCTCGCTGCGTAACGGATAATGGCTGCTGAAGCTGTCGGAATACAAAACGTCGAAGTCCAGTTCAGGAGTATCGTTGACCTGTGCGCGTGCGTCCGGCTTAGTGACGCCTGTCTGCCGCGACTCAATGGCTTGGGGAGAGGGTTGGTATGCCGCGCAACCGGCTCCGACGATTACCGCACAACTGATGGGGAGGGAGAAACAAATAATGCCAATTGAGTGGGTGCATGTGAGGCGTCTAACGAAAGTTGAACCACGGGCGGTCAATTTGCTCATGAGACAAGATACCGCATGCACTCTGGCAGCCAAGCACACTCAGGAACTACAAGGGGCAAGGCAATCAATTGCGGAGAGGGCGGCAGATTTCGTTCATTTAATTTCAAGGGAACTGTGCGGGATGCCTGATGGAAACAGGTTCGTGCTATTTGATTGGAATAAGTTCGTGCGACTTGTTAGGACTAGATTAGGCAGATTGACTGGATGTAGTGTCGTATCGCCCCATCTACTCCGTCGGAAGTACATCCTGTCCAGGTAATGAATCGGTCGAAAGAACTTTTCTGGAATGCCTCCATAATCGGGAGCGGTTGCTGTGGCCTTAGACACTACACCCCCAGTCATTATAGCGCTCCACCACACCGTCCCGGAACGAACCATCGCAAAATAAAGCAATACGTAAACACCGACACTCAGACAAAAGGCAACCAGAAAACCTTCTATGCCGTGAGTTTTCATAGTTAGTTCCCTGTGCAAAGGAATTGTTGTCGATCTCGGTTCATACCACTGTTATCTAACGCTTTTGAAGCGTCGTGTCCAACTTGGAAAAGCATCTGTGCCAGCATATTTTTTTGAACATTGGGTAGTGAAATTGTCAATGTGGTCAATGCCAAACCGGCGGCGCATTTCTGAAGCCGTCTTCCTTTGACCAAGTTTCCATACCAAGTTGGGCGTGAACGACGATGCGATTTTTTTGATTGCTGGTGTGGTCGAAGTGAGATTCAGTTCAATGACCTCGCTGGCTGTAACACAGAAAAACTTACCAGAGAAAATGGTCACGGTCCTCGCCGGCTCGTCTTCAGTTGCAAACCCGTCATTCCTTTTGCAGGGATGTCGACCTGCTGTTGCAGGCGATAGTTCTTTGGCGTCGCCCCGACGCCCCATACTGAACCCATCTGCTGTGGCGGGGCGAGCAGCACCACAGTGATATGTCCAGCCGGTAGTTTCGCGTTGAACGAACCGTCAGCGCCAACTTTTGATTCGCTTCCCACGCCGCCACATTCCTGATCCCAGATCGCATTGATTTTATCATTATAGTTGGCGGCGAGTTCCACCGGTTCATCCGGTGGCTTCCCGTTCGCGTCCAGCAACGTGCCAGAGACTGAGACCATCGGCCGGACGGTTATGAGGAGATCATTCGTGTCCCCCCAATCGCTCGTCGCTTGCTCACGCGTCGCCGTTTTCAGGGTCGTCGTCGCGAAGCCGTCGCGATAGACGTAAAACCCGAGGATCCGCAGCGGTCCAGGGATTTCCAACTCGAACCGCCCCGCCTCGTCCGTCAGGGCCGACGAACCGGTGAGGCTAGTGAATATTTCCGAACGCACGCAGTGAACACCGGCAACCGGTTCGCCATTGACAGAATTGACGACGCGCCCTGCCACGCGAATCAGCGGTGCCAGCCTGAAATCAAGGGGGACGTTTTTCCGTGACTCGGCACCGGGGTCGGGATCAAGTTTTATATTGAGTTTTGAAGCCCGCAGTGGGTTGTCGGCCACGGCTTCAAAAACTGCCGTGGCCGGGACGGAGTGATCTTGCAAGACAAAATCGATTCCCATCATCGACCAGACTCCGTTGGCGGTGCTATGCGCGATTAATTCGGGTGTCTTGGTCAGATGCGTCTTCGTCGAGTTGAACGGGGTTTCATTATATGATTGGAGTTGAGCCAAAACGAGCGACACCTTTGCGTCGGCAACAGGACGACCTTTGGCGTCTGTCGTTCTGCCCTCGATATTGAAAGGTCTGCCGAGCCGACGCACGGGCGTCCTAGGCGCGCTCTTTGGATGGCCGGTGACGCCTACTTCGCACATCATTGCACAGCCTTCGGCTCTGACAATGAGGTGCCCCACCCACTGCTTATCCTCTTGCGTAACGTCCGCTGAAAAAATTCCGCCAGCATTGGCGATAACTTCGAAATCTGTCTTTTCGTTGCCGCTGCCATAATCACCCAATACCCGCACCTTGGCACCCGCTGCTGGTTCCCCGTCAAACCGGACAAGACGGCGCGACACATTCAGCGTCTCGGAATGCGCCAACAAAG
The sequence above is drawn from the Verrucomicrobiota bacterium genome and encodes:
- the tilS gene encoding tRNA lysidine(34) synthetase TilS, giving the protein MSNLVDHIEESILTRRLFRRGQSILVAVSGGLDSMVLLYSLHQLAAKQNWRLVVAHFNHQLRGRSSDADETLVRQTATTLKLPIVVERAHVKQFAAQRGLSVEMAARRLRHEFFARTTRTLNSQLSTLNSPFVVALAHHADDQVELFFLRLLRGTGGEGLAGMKWVTGLSILNSQRSTKLRLVRPLLDLDKAALAGFARQQGIKFREDASNRSVEFLRNRIRHELIPLLRKHYQPALDRTTLRLMEIVGQEAAFVTQTASAWLNSHLPTHSPANLRSSKVGKWESGKVAKTLSLTLNSHLSSLNFLDLPVAVQRRVVQLQLLELGVAGDFDLVEELRGATDRVITVTPQLSLYRDSSGRIHTTRPETNPFESAQTTLEFTGKKGRTVFDCVKIQWQIEPGGLPSFRPSTLNSQPSTFPCEHFDADKVGSPIVLRHWQPGDRFQPIGMSSRVKLQDLFTNQKIPRSERRGLIVAVSATGELFWVEGMRISELFKLDKRTVRRLKWEWRRR
- a CDS encoding ATP-dependent zinc metalloprotease FtsH, whose protein sequence is MADEKNLKDDEKKGGEFRIPPRTWIIWSAIISSILLILLFKDRYDTAGQVLTQYQFTQLVNSNLITKAYVSCDVQNPLQSLFQISGKYDVTGTDGKHLETPFKAEVYLTDKLKDQIFSSDKFEIKKSNTLLMGLLINLLPILLIGLVIWFVFIRQIKMAGKGALSFGKSKARLLAKEKNKTTFKDVAGVEEAQEEVSELVEYLKDPKKFQKLGGRIPKGVLMVGPPGTGKTLLAKAIAGEADAAFFSISGSDFVEMFVGVGASRVRDMFEQARKATPCLIFIDEIDAVGRSRGHGLGGGNDEREQTLNALLVEMDGFDTQEGIIIIAATNRPDVLDPALLRPGRFDRQITVNLPDVRGREAILKVHAKNVKLSPSVDLSVIARGTPGYSGAELANLLNEAALLAARTSKKSVGMTELEEARDKVRWGRERRSLAMTDEDKKFTAWHEAGHALVNVMLKHTHPLHKVTIIPRGQSLGSTMSLPKSDVLNRRRKEMLDMIAVTMAGRIAEEIVSGDISTGAAGDIQQATTMVRAMVTQWGMSDKVGMVQYGGDDEYIFLGREMTRGKIYSEYTAQEIDAEVKRIIDEGYKVAKDIIDTNRDKLELIANSLLEYETLDGTQVDEIVRTGRFTPPAPIPQVEPPTGAPAGTPLPEVPSKPSPPKLPGLGTPAPATA
- the rpe gene encoding ribulose-phosphate 3-epimerase, whose translation is MIIAPSLLAANFGRLEKETLRAEQAGADYLHLDIMDGHFVPNISFGPEVVRVLRPVTKLFLDVHLMCSRPEILLEPFARAGADRMTVHVELGEQVNALLWKIKSLGRKVGLAINPPTAIGLVQPYLEQIDLLLIMTVNPGFGGQPFIVETLPKIQQAHVWRREKNLDYQIEVDGGINFATAAECARAGADTFVSGTGLFGQRSLKTAIKKMRKIVNSAQPLQLAPQLAAT
- a CDS encoding phosphoglucomutase/phosphomannomutase family protein, with the protein product MAQIKFGTDGWRAIIAEDFTFANLDRVSQATADYWNENPVEGTEKRAIVGYDRRFLSDQFARRTAEVLAGNGFQVTLTSEPTPTPAVSFAVKHERAVGGVMITASHNPPAFNGFKLKAHYGGSADPALCQAVEQMLDKNPIRALDLKQALKEKLVLLKDLRPVYYRAVKRLVDFKLIARSKLRFAHDALFGVGAGCFDELLAGTSCKVTTLNAVHDPLFGGIDPEPIEKNYGRSQIYLRKHPHDICLVTDGDADRVGGMDGRGKYLSTHQLICLLLHHFVVNRSPRGVAGLTPPGKGRGRVIKALTTTSMVDKMCAAYGLELVETGVGFKYICAEMLKGNVLLGFEESGGIGFPGHIPERDGILAGLMLLEMLATERTSINKMLARLEKQFGPHRYARIDAHFPLEKRNALMEFCKNNPPTALLGSPLADIKSYDGIKFVAQDGSWLMLRGSGTEPILRIYAEANSDAGAKTLLRLGVRLTKMIQRD
- a CDS encoding carboxypeptidase regulatory-like domain-containing protein, encoding MKHKIIFCLALGLLFSFSLLAHSETLNVSRRLVRFDGEPAAGAKVRVLGDYGSGNEKTDFEVIANAGGIFSADVTQEDKQWVGHLIVRAEGCAMMCEVGVTGHPKSAPRTPVRRLGRPFNIEGRTTDAKGRPVADAKVSLVLAQLQSYNETPFNSTKTHLTKTPELIAHSTANGVWSMMGIDFVLQDHSVPATAVFEAVADNPLRASKLNIKLDPDPGAESRKNVPLDFRLAPLIRVAGRVVNSVNGEPVAGVHCVRSEIFTSLTGSSALTDEAGRFELEIPGPLRILGFYVYRDGFATTTLKTATREQATSDWGDTNDLLITVRPMVSVSGTLLDANGKPPDEPVELAANYNDKINAIWDQECGGVGSESKVGADGSFNAKLPAGHITVVLLAPPQQMGSVWGVGATPKNYRLQQQVDIPAKGMTGLQLKTSRRGP